The Oreochromis niloticus isolate F11D_XX linkage group LG4, O_niloticus_UMD_NMBU, whole genome shotgun sequence DNA segment CATCAAAATGATCCCTGCTTCCTGAAAtcactgggttttttttacgCAAGTGTTACTGAAGATGATACAGATGATGCTGAAAAGCAAATACTTCTTTAATAAGATTAATTATGTATTCAGTATAATTTATAACAGAATAGTGTTTAGATCAGTTACATTAATCCTCTCTTAATACTATCACAAAATCGCATGGTTTAATGTAATTACTATGTAAATACTATGTAAATGCACTTTTTCATGTTTACCATATAATTTCTGTATAATAGTAATTATAAGTGTCATTATCATCATAATCATAATTATTGGGGCAAACTATTGTTGAACTGTGGGGGTTTTGTCAGTGGGTAACACAGCTGACAGAGACTTCTCAGAGACATACAGCGTGaataatttataattatttatttagtcaAATAGTTTTCAACACATGTTTCTCAAATTTTAATGATTATTTGGAAGACataaatgaatataatataCATGCATGTATCGTGGTGTTTATTTAAATAGAGCAgcacaaaagagaaaacaaaattattgtatagcaaaataaaagagagagctttttttaaacattacatTACAATGTTAAACGTTTTTCTCTacatgtattattgtagggtgtatcttacaatataaagcgccttgaggcgactgttgttgtgatttggcgctatataagtaaaactgaattgaattgaattaaactgatCATTACCTGAagtgaacatttttttaaaattcataaatTCGACCTCTGTATATGAAATGTACCACTAATTAGAAAACTAACCATCTATTACACATTGCACATCATCTACAAGCAACAACAATTTACCACTGACTAGCCTAATTCATCTTTTTATGAGCTGCGAGCATGTGAAATAGATAACAGTGACGACTGCCCATTACAATTCTCAACGCACCGGACCACATTTTAATTAGCAACTATAAAGTCATCAGTTTTAAGCTGGAATTTCGCTTTAAAACGTTCAATTATAATGACTTGTCAATAAAGGATTTTTCTTGCCAATTAATGCTTCTAACACTTTCACGTTTACTTACGTCATGAATTGTCCTGGAGTATATGCGTTTAAACTATATTTGTGTCATAAAAATATCTTGAAAATATATTTGGTGCTGCTATCTTTTCCTTTGTGTAATGACATGTTATAAAAataaactgcattaaaaataaattgctGTCACATTAAGAATGTAAAAACCACATGGAACGGTCATCTGTGGCATTGAACAGGCGCTGCGGTAGGCACCTATGATTTCACTCCGGGTCCTTTTTGTGTTAGAAGAAATATGGCGGCGTCCATGCTCTGCAGGAGGACGGCTGCCTTATGTAGGACTTTAAAGGACTTCTCATCTTGTAAAGTTGTGCTTTATGTGAACTCTCCGTGTGGATTTTTATTACAAACAGCGTCATATAATCCCAAACCTCTAAAGCTGAACCTCCAGAACCCGTACATCCCGGACAAGGACAGCGAGAAGACGCCGGAATGGCAGAAGACAGCCCGCTACGATAAGAAGCTGTTCGGTCGGTATGGCTCGGCGTCGGGCATCGATCCTGCATCTCTGTGGCCCACACATGAGGAGCTGGAGAAAATTATTGCGGAGGAAAACCAGTGGCATCCCCCGCTAGAGGTGATGCTGAAGAACATAGAAGCCAGGGAGAAGGAGGGGAACGAAAAACGGCTGGCGAGGTAAGGCTACATAGCTAACGTAAGTGTGCCCATTATCGGACAACGTCCTCACCAGTGTTTGTCATTCTGTCAAACACGTTTACAGAGTAACTAGCAACACGTTTTCATAGTGCTCTCTTAAGCTTTTAAAAGAGAGCACTATGTGACCTGTGGTCACGAGCATTGGGTACTGACCGAAACAATGAGATTGAGGATACAAGCagtggaaatgagctttctctgaAGGGAAGGCTgacctctcccttagagatgggGTGAGGGGTCTGGTCATTTAGGGGAGACCCAGAGTAGAGTCGCTGCTCCACATCGAAAGAAGCCAGCTGAGGTCATTCTGGCTTGTGACAAGGATGGCTCCTGGATGCGCtagaggagagggaggtctgagcttctctgcttaggctgctgaaCCCATGACCTGGACCCAACTaagcaggggtgcacataagtggtccacaggtgcgcattcgctgtcaaaataaaagacgcgcaccagagaggaagttgcaacgcgcgtttgcgtacatataaaaagcactgtttttgtccgctggAATGGGATTTTCacagcatattctgcaccacatctctgtgcgttcatcatttgtttgaagccacctcacctcctgcaaccacttttccgagaatacgcgcttcttttgcgcttcggactcctgacatttctttggaggtggaggaaccccaaagtaattgcttaaaggagcttgcttcttcgacatctttaagagttctaaacaaatgtctgtcctcctccagaaaatcttatgtaagcaaacgcgcgttgcaacttcttatctggtgcgcgtcttttattttgacagcgaatgcgcacctgcggaccacttatgtgcacccctgtaaatagtagaagtagaagaagatggatggataattgTGAAGAATCAGAGGCGTGATTGGTTTTCTTTGCTCTTATGTTTCCCATCATACTGTTGGTGCTGCTAGTGTGAAATCATTATATTTCTGTGGgcaagtttaaaaaatattttttttattttttttttatttggagcTGTAGTAACGGCAGCTTTTTCCTCCATATTGTATGAATGCAGCACATATCAACAGAGAATGGGAATAAAGGGCTCCATGCCGGGGTCAGCTCGTCAGCAAAtgtttgaagaagaagaaactgaaatACCATCTGGCCCACTGGTCTTATTAGAGtgcaactttttttaaaaaccttggCCACAGTACTTGGATCAcatccagttttttttctttgttggatCACATAGCGGAGACCCTGTTTGTAAACTAGTTattttaatatgaaaatgtgCTTAATGacttaatgttttcattttacaaCATATTCCATGCCTTTTGTCATGTTCTTGTCTTGCACATTGAGCTTTTAGCTTAGTCACAGATTGGGAAAGGCTTTGAACTTTTTAGTTCTCTGCATGGATGATTGTGTACTTTGGTTAATCAGAGATCAAGATGTCTTTCATGAGACTCAAGGAAGCTTTAAACAACCATCCTTGTTAAAACAGACAGGTATGTTATAATTACTATATAGTAAATATCTAAAGTATTTTTGATGAGGGTCACTAACTTGAACACATTAAGAAACTTCCCCAGAGTTGATACCATAGACTGTAAACTAAAGATGCATGTAGCTTCCAAGTTTGAGAGTgaagtaaacttttttttttttttccccacggGTGACTCCTCTGTTTGGAAAAGATGTACATAGGTAGGAAGCCTATGGGAAACATGTTGTTCATTTAGCAAATTGCGGCCCCATCAGCGGGTATACGTCGTGATTGTGTTGTCACACTGCGAACCTGCACAGTCCCACAGTTTAACACACAGATCAACGCCTCACTCATCAGATGTggtttcaaaacaaaaatagcAAAACGGTACAAACACTCAGCTCAAGGCTTCAAAATGACCTCACTAACCAGTGTGAAACATCACCATCCATCTTTTAGGTACAGTCTAGTCAGTATAGTCCTAGATGTTCCAGGAAATGCTCAAAAGCCTCATTCTTTGAATTTCCTTTGTGGTACCAGCTGCGAACTGACCTCAACTAAGCATAGCAGCACCTTAAAAGTGAACACACAGGCATTCTGATGTCATCATGAGGATAAAccatagacagtataaaagatgggcGTAGCTTGAAGAGAGTAAAGCCAAAGTGTAATAACCTTGAACGTGTATTCTTTTGAATGGCCACCAGATGGTGATGCGTATGACTTTAAATTGACTTCTGGTCCTGTACAAGTCTATGGATGAATGGCTTTCTGTCTTGACTTCTCGAAACACTTTACTGATGGGTTTCTGGGCTTACGTGATCAGTTTGTAGTGTACCACAGCTGAatcaacaattacattaatcTCTATGGACAAACCTTTTTATATTTGTCCTTAGAATATTTTTAAACTAATTTAGATTTGTGTGATGGATAAAAGTCCACAGTTGGTTTTCTAAAGTGTAgctgtggtttgtttgttttctttcttaaagtTGCGCTTTAATAAGACCAGTGGGCCAGATggtgtttcagtttttcttcttcaaacATTTGCTGACGAGCTAACCCCGGCACAAAGCCCTTTATTCCCATTCTCTGTTCCATTCATGCAATATGGAGGAAAAAGCTGCCATTATATTAACACAAATACAGCTTTACACTTCTCACTTTAAGAAAAGTGAAACAGTTTGATACAAAACTCTTTCTTCATTGAGaggctttctttgtgttagCTGGCTTGACAAAACTCCTGGATGGAGTTGGAGATGATCAGTGTGACACATCATCTGGCTCTTCTTCCAGACAAATTGAATCAGTTTAGTGCCTCTTATTTCAGTTAGAGACACACTGAGAGGAATTAGTGAACATGAAACAGTCCCATAGCCTAATAAAGGACATGTGGAAGTTTAGTCTCCAGATCAGTTTAATTGGCATTTTTGGTGATGGATAGCAAATGTAACTGATCAGGTTTCTAATCTGTGTCCGAGTAGCTGTAGTTCCAGCTGTGCAAAATACTGCTGGAACTACAGAAGgatcaaacataaaaacaaattccAGTGTCAATAACACACTGCTTTAATTTGCAGCTGGGCTTCATTCAGCAGTGTTTGGAGGGTACAGCTCGACAGTTTGCATGTGCAAAGCGTATTCCTTCAGCAGAGGATCTATATCGCACACACAACTGTACACTTAAAAAATGGTGAAAACATGGTGCTTCCAGCTGATTTTAAACAAACACTCCAAACATAAACTGTTCTGGACGAAGTTATGTTTTCAGCACAAGTTACCTTGGTGATTTAGCCAGGTAAAAAGAAAGCTACTTAAGCTGGACTGAACACTAGTTTAAAGCTTAGGCATAGTTTTATTAGCTTATTGCTTTGGCGTATGTCCCACAGGTCTGTTGTTTGCCATTGCTGCTTCCCTTGAAATTAGCATGTCAGACAAAGTTGATCCAAGGCTGATGTTCGTGTTGTTTATTTCTGGGTTTTTGAAAAAGTTTTAGTTTGATGGGCTAACCTTAAGATTAATCACTGTATTTGGTGTATATCCAGATACCATGGaaggcattaccttggcctccagtaacagtgtgaggaatcttggagtcattttgaccaggatatgtccttcagcatgcacattaaacaaatgtgtaggactgctttctttcatctgtgcaatatctctaaaattagaaacctCCTGTCtgagagtgatgctgaaaaactagtttagGCATTTGTTACTTCTAGGTTGGacaaattaatttattattatcaggTTGTTCTAAAAAGTTCCCttaaaagccttcagttaatctaAAACACTGCAGGGAGCGTACTGACAACACCGGCCTTCTGCTCGACCATTTCTGATTTGCATAAAAATGTTATGGCTAAATTTGAACATGTATATTGactttcagttgtttttttccccagtccTTGAAATTTTAGGCTATGTTTGGTATGTATTAAATTGAATTAGGACCTCTAATTTAGGGTAGATACATCAAAAAATGTTTGAGTGTTGGCtagttaaaatatgaaaaaagaaaattaaactgaaagaaTGAAATCAGAGTTTCCCGATGGTACTGTAATTATAACTGAGAACGTAATTtgttaaatatatgtatatttttcatttttgagacCTACTGCCCTGCAGGAGTCTAATTCAGGTGGCAGTGTAAAAACTttcatacataaaaataaatgtagccAAAGAGTCATGCAGACAGGATCATTTCACAGGAGTAGTCTTGCGAGGTCAAGCTGTGGTGTCTAAATGGCGGAATTGGTAGTCTGACACAAGATGCTACCCTAATGTCACGACTGCTGCAGGCAAGCAGGGATCAGACAGTCGGTGTGTTGACTGTCTAAATGAGTGTTGcaagaattgtaataaataaataaaaatgctacATTGTTGCATTTTAATATCTCTTTGTACATTCCAAACTAAACCTGAATTATTAGTCAGCTCCAGGGCACTAGGTCTTGAAGTGGAGTAGgacttgaaaatgaaaaatctgAAGAAATTTCTTAATTTAGTTAAAATCAAAGTTCCATCTGGAAACTCAAAAATTTTGTTCTGTGTGGATAATACTACCTACTGATATTTTTGTGGCATGACTAATATCCGCTCTGTCCAGCATGAAAATagaattttcttcattttttggaCTAAGAATTTCACGTTAAACTATTCTGCATGCTTTATGTTACACTATTGTGTATTACAACTACATATGATTCAGAAATAGTCTTTTGCAATATGGCATATTTTTATTAGTGTGTGCTCAAATTTAGACTTTGCAGGAATGCTtgattcttttttaattaaattaaataaaattaaaattcagACACTCAAGACACCAGATGGATTAAAGACCCTGATTTAGGGCAATGAAAAGTTCAGGTTTTTATCTTTTAACAGTGTTTAGGATATTTGTGTTCAAACATTGACTCAGATGTGGGGAAAAATGGTCTGAAGGGTTAGCAAAgagacctgttttttttttaaaaagatgtagATCTTGAAAAGTATTCAATACAGGAAACTAAATTTCACAGCAGTCATACTACGTGTTCAAAGTTTGGaccattaattatttattttaggcAAATCGCACAGTTGATCGgaaaatctttaaaaacatttgtgaACTTGAGATGGATGATTGCAACTTTTccctttgtgtgtttctgttggaggcttcttcctgttaaaagggagtttttccttcccaccattgcaaagtgcttgctcacaggaaGTTGCTTGATTGTTAGGTACtgtttaccttacagtataaagcaacttgaggagactgttgttgtgttttggaatTGGAAGTTATGTTAAGTTGTTCTGACATGAGTGCTTGTACCAAATTTATTGTAAAACCACGATATTCACGCCAGGACATTTCCCTCAAAATCAATGTTAATTACCAGCCAGTATGATGGACAGCACTAACATCTGCTATCTTTTCTATTTTCACCGCAGAGAGAAGCTCATTGCCGCAAACATGGCCAAAATGCCCAAGATGATAGCAGACTGGCGCAGAGAAAAGCGTGAAACCAAACAGAAGCTAAAGGAGGAGAAGGCTCGCCGTACAAggttgctggctgaggccagAGAGCGTTTTGGCTATGCAGTGGACCCCCGCAGCCCCAAGTTCTTGGAAATGGTTGCTGAAATagaaaaggaagagaagaagaagaagaaactaatGAAACGCAGACTGAGAGAGGAACAGGCAACAGGCTCCGATGCACCTCCTGCTGCCTCCTCATAGTCTTGGACCGAGTCGTTAAAGACGTAAATAACTGTTGGGCCTGGGTCAGATTGTGTTTGATATGTTTGAAGGTGTGCTGTGTGGTACAGTTCAATGGAACCGTTAAAATGGCTAAAAATAAGTTTTGTCCTTCTGTGAACATGTGACGATTCCAACTTTCAACTTTGTTTTTCAGGACTGCTCCAAATAAACCATCTCAGAAATAAATACAACCTCTGCACAGATGGTGTGGGTGTGTTTAAAACATGACACGAGGCCAAGTTCAGCAATTTTCATGATTGCAGACATCCATAAgaacaatttatttatacaaaaataatttttacaCTCAAGTTTTTTGAAAAGTGCACACGCCGTGTCTCAGCACTGACGTGCGATTCAATCGAGCACACCGACGcgctgagtgtgaacagcagtaagcCGTAGTTTAGCCTCACTGGCTCTGCCGTGCTCATGTGGTGCACCCGTACAGAAAGGGCCCGCAGTGCACGAGCCAGTCCTCCTTCATGCTcgttatctttgtctaaaagATGTTTGTGCAGCTGCACATGAAATGCTGTAGCCATCTCAACACCTCATACAATACCAAACGTGTGGCAGTAGCAGCGTCTAACCCTGTAAGGTCCAAGTTCTCATTGGTGATGATGAAGTAACACCAACCCTGAACTTAACCCAAACTcactggtggaaaaaaaaaagaactttgaggttaaattaaagtttttgtgtgtctgtaggaATGCagaattgaaaaagaaaaaaaaaaggcctgaTTTAGGAGAAACATTATATTTTAATGTCTTAGGGTTCGTAGCACTTAGACGTCACAGGAGCGACTACTGCATATTACACAGAGCTCTTTTAGAACAGTAAAATAAATTCATTGCATTTCATTAGGTCTTAATTCTATTAAATATTTCTCGTGGCTTCCAATCACTTAAGAGTTAGTGTTTATTAgtgtaaacaataaaatcatggcctataaaataaatgtcaagtgTGTGTTAACCTGTGGAAGGTGGTGAAATTAAAGGTCCCTCAGCTGTGCCTCTCTGACAAATATTCTACAGATTACACCTTTGTCAATCTTAAATTGTGGAGTGCAtatgatcacacacacacaaaggtaaACCTGACCACAGCAATAAAATATGCAGTGTACACTTGTTGAAAAAGGCACTTTGGTCAAAAACTGAAGTAGCTGTAACTGAGGGGAATTGGAGACTCGCGGGAGGAGCCTAAGCAGTCTTAGAGGTGGGTGTCATCATCCTCACCGGGATCAGCCTTGAGTTTGGCAAGAGCAGCGTGCACCCTGAACTGTGTGCGAGACTCCATGGAGTAGTCTTTGTAGTTGTGCCTGTAAGTCAGAACAGCAGACGTGGTAAGAGCGTGCCCTACAATGAAACATAACTTGCCATGCACATTATATGCTGCTGTTGGATGGATGTTTCTAAAGTACATGCAAGTAGATGGATGAGAAATGGATAAAACAAGTGTTTGGCATCGGCACCCTTAAAGATGATCACGCTTGAAGAACTGGAGTCATTACCAGTTAATGGATGTGTTTACACAGGGATAGGGCGACCTCTAGTGTTCCCTACAGTTGCTAACAACCATTTTACTGCAGTCCTATTTAACAGACATGAAATTAAGACAGAttttaattataataaaaatataggTGATACTGGGCATGGATGACAGAATGCTATATCACAATATTTACCAATATAGAAATTTTTGATGGACAATTTGAGTAGAAGCTGGGAAAAAGTGGAACATTTTAAAGCAGTGTCATATGAAGGTACAGCAGTCTGAGTTGGCACAACTTGTTCCATTTTAGCAAATAACCCCTAAAAAACATCATCTTCCTAACTTTGCATTTCAGGATTCCGTGAGTTTTACAAGTACACCaattttgtttacttttggtACACTCGTAGTGTTTCGATTTTACACTACGCTAAGATAACCTACTAACTACAGTACTAACAcaccataaaataaaataacataaccaCTTGTTAtaaccaaagtatgcagaagagcatctctggaCACACATGGTGTTGAAGCTTGATGCAGATGGACTATAagagcagaagaccacactggtgtgccactcctgtcagctagtCTTGAGTTCACATGAGCTCGTTGAAACTGAACAATAGCAGATCGGAATAaagttgcctggtctgatgagtctcgacTTCTTGTACAGCGTTCAGGTGGGGTTAAGTTTggtataaacaacatgaaagcatggatccaccCTGCCTTGTATTAACAGTTCAGACTGATTGTGGCATAATGTTGCTGGGGATATTGTCTTGGCACACTTCGATCCCCTTTGTAACATCTCAGCAGCGTTTAAACGCCAAGGCCTCCCTGAGTACTGCTGCTGACTGTGTCCAGCCCTTTATGCCTGCTGTGTACCCACTATCATGACAAcccaaggtgtacctaatgaactGGCCAGCGAGTGTATACataattttgttttgtgatGCAGCATGCCAGCACTTTAAACTTCCATCCAACTAATTAGTGTCATTTACTACTCATTTACATACCATTGGCACTAAAGTGAAGCTGGGCTCATCATCTGCTCAGACTGAACTCAAATGGAAGCAAAAATGCGTGGCTATGTGAGGCACACTATGTGGGCTTGTTCAGTTGAAAGCCAGCTGAATAAGGTTCTAGCTCCCTGCCAGTGCCACTAAAATGGTAGAAAACTAGTGCAAACTTTTATATTCAAAACAGAATGCTGCAGTCTCACAATAATATGGATAGTGAAGACTAAAGAAGTGACTTACTTGGCCTTGTGCAGTATCTTAATAGCGTCGTCCCTTCTGCCTTGGTCTATGTAAAGCAGACTGAGCTCCACGAGACAGTTAGGCACCAAGTAGTGGTCAAACCTGATCTTCTTTTCACTGCAAAAAGAAGTGAGTTAAATATTCATTTAACACGGACATTCATTTAAGACATAGGCTATGATGTTGATCCTGCACTGTACTCAATGTGGCATCCTTGGGAAGGATGGGTTGTGGTGCAGGTGGCTGACTAATTTGGTGAATAAACAAACGTCTCTCTTGAGGACTGTCAGTGTAATTTAAGCTGAAAGTCCTTCTTGATTGCCACGCAAATATTCACACTGTGACGTAGGGAGATGAGAGTTTtatggctgcaaaacaaacatgGCACTGAAAGGACGTCCAATAAAGAGTTACCCTGATACGTTTTAAAAGGAAAACTTGCAGAACTTGTGTAATGTTTGGAAAAATCAGAGAAAACACTAATGTAAAAAGCTTGTATTACAGGTTTTAGTAGTTGTAAGTAGTAAGATTCTGAAGTACTCAATCCTCCTCTGCCACTAATTcaagaaaacacacagtgtGTTAACCAGTGTTGCCAAAAAAAACCATTGCAATGAAAGGCTGGTATTCATTTGTTCACACAAGATTAACCGATTCTGAAGAAACTGCTTTCACTGTGAGCAGGAAATAACTTGTCTGCGTCTGAAATGAATCTGCTGGAGCTCACCTGGAACACACTTTGTTAAAGCACTCTTCAGCAGCCTGGAGGAGGCCTTGATTCTTCAGACAAAGGCCCTTCAACATGTGGATCACACAGCG contains these protein-coding regions:
- the gadd45gip1 gene encoding growth arrest and DNA damage-inducible proteins-interacting protein 1, which produces MAASMLCRRTAALCRTLKDFSSCKVVLYVNSPCGFLLQTASYNPKPLKLNLQNPYIPDKDSEKTPEWQKTARYDKKLFGRYGSASGIDPASLWPTHEELEKIIAEENQWHPPLEVMLKNIEAREKEGNEKRLAREKLIAANMAKMPKMIADWRREKRETKQKLKEEKARRTRLLAEARERFGYAVDPRSPKFLEMVAEIEKEEKKKKKLMKRRLREEQATGSDAPPAASS